CAAATAAGCTGATAATAATTTCAGTCATCTGTGAAGAATGTGAAGATAGTTTTAGATGATGGAGGATCCAATAAAAATTCTGCCATTTTTTCCCAATCTTGGTCACATTCCCTTCTTCATCTAAAGCGTGAACGTCAGTGAGCTGTTTCATCGCCGATTTTATAACTTGGGGAGAAGGAGAATCCGGGAAATCGTGGACATCTTTTATGCCCATAACTTGCATTATAAGTACTATAAAAAACTGAAGATTCATCCTCCCACATTCAGAGTATGAACGAAACAGCATTACTTCAGTGCAGGGATACATTCGATAACAGATGCCACCATATCTTGATCGACCTGCAAGGTTTTTCCGGACATTTTCCGAAGCTCCTGAAATGCGTGCAATGACTAAAGAATTAGTACCCTCTCTTTCATCGTAAATAAACTGCTTCTCCGCTCCAGAATCGACAACGTAAAGTACATTATGGATGGATAATGAAGCCTCAGCAGTACAAGGTGCCAGAACAACCTTCCTAAACCCGGTAGGAGTTCTACCATAAACCTTCGCCTGCATCTCACTAGGAACAGGAACATCGTACACAGGCACAATTAATAGCTCAGGTACAATATTTCTTAGCCCGCTCATTCTCTCGTGCAAAGAATGGTAAGCTCGGATGACATCTTCTTGATCCGTTAAGATGACAAGAATGTCACCCTCTGGTTTGGTTAGATGGATCTGTAGAACTTGAATTAATGAACTGTCTAGATAATCGCTTACTGGTTCTATCGGATACTCATCAACGACATAAAATGTTTTTGGTTCATAGAGGAACACATTAGCTAAGAAATAGTCCGCTAAAACATCCGCTTCTTCTCTAATTTGGGATGTTATGATACACTTAAGGCCAGGTCTACGTAGGATGAGTGACTTAAGTAAACAACAAATAGTGTCGCTAACAATTGTTCTCCAATGAGCATCATCCACGATGATGACAGAATACTGAGAAAGATTTTCATCACGAACAAACTCCCTGAGAAGAAAACTATGAGTCATGTATTGGATAATGATATCTGGTCCAGTGCATTCATCAAACTTAACCGTGTACCCCACTTTTTCACCCAAAGTAGAACCAAACTCTTTGGCTACTCTTTCTGCTTCCAACAATGTTTCAACTCTTCGAGGTTGAGCACACGCAATTTACCACCAAAATCACCGGATTCGGCTAGATACTGTGTTAGTTGTGTTGTTTTTCCACATCCCGCTTCTCCATAGACAACCAGAACTGGATTATCCTTGACGGCTTCAACAAAGTTTTCCTTCCATCTGTATGTTGGAAGGGTTCTTCTTTGTTCCGGGATAGATAGTTGCAACCTTTGTTCGTAAGACTTAGAACATTATATTTAGGTAGAATATCTTCCACAGAACTTGTGGAGATATTAGAGTCTTATTTATACTGAAACTTGTTACAGAATTTGTTACAGACTCCAATAGAATGAAAAGACTTGAACAAATTCAAACTACCGACTAAACTGAAACGTAAATATAGCCAAAAGACTCTCCCTGTTTACTTATCTAGCTGACTGAGTTACATAGAAATCCTGTTATCTCTAACATCCCCTCTCAAGTTGTACCGGAGCTGGCGAATGTGCAACTTGCTTCTAATGTACTGGAACCGTAGTGAAGATAGCCCTTTTGTATGAGAAAATTGGTGTTTCTCTTCAAATTCATAGTGTGAGATAGTCAAAATACCTCTTGAAATGGTTGTGTGAGATAGTCGAAATACCTCTTCAATTGACAGTATTGATCTGTGTTGGTTAACAGATATAATTGGTAATGGTAATGATTTGTTTTGGTATTGTTGTTGAAAGGTATTGAAGTTTGTTTAGAACTGGTTTTTAAGAATGGTTTTAGTATCAGATCTAAAGTGTTGAATCATCAAACAAAAGACTCTCCCTAGCAGAGACATTTGAACAACCTTTCTTAGCAGCAAACAATGTTAATGGCGACTGGCTATCACAGCAGAAGAGTGAGGGATCGAACCCTCCTGATACCAACTTAGAACATTATATTTAGGTAGAAAATCTTCCACAGAAACTGTGGAGATATTAAAGTCTTATTTATACTGAAACTTGTTACAGAATTTGTTACAGACTCCAACAGAATGAAAAGACTTGAACAAATTCAAACTACTGACTAAACTGAAACGTAAATATAGCCAAAAGACTCTCCCTGTTTACTTATCTAGCTGAATGAGTTACATAGAAATCCTGTTATCTCTAACAGTAAGTAATTAGGTTATGCTCTTGCTTTTGTGGGTAATAGTTTATTTTATGAACATGCTTAACAGTCTTGCTCTTCTCTTCATTCCCTGCAACCTCCTCCTCATCTTCATAAtcaattccttattatataaaggagaataacTTTGTTGTCGTGTCCTTCTTACATGAAATTTCGGTGATTTTAGTCTGACGTGTCGTCAGGATATTAGATTACGGGATAGCCGGACAAATTTGAAAGGAAACGACCCTTGGAGTCGTTTGAAGAAAAGACGCATCCTGAAaaccttttctttctctttgttctGAAGAGTTTTGTTGGAAAGGTTGCAACTTATGGGGCAGTGAGGAATTTAAGGCACTTCAAATTAGGAATGAAGCAAAGAATTCACCATAAAAACTCTTTGCAGGGTGCGCCTTTCTTCATGAAGGTTCAAAATATAAAAACTGAATTCTTTTTGCAAGGGATGAAAACCTCATCATGGTTCATGAAACAAACTTCATAAGgtaattttatgaaaaaatttaGGAACCTGCCCATTTTTTGATTTAACTCTAACCACTCAGTTTAGTCATTAACCAAAATTTAGGAAAAGAGAGGAAAACATTGAATGAAGAAGTTGATATGGTCGTTCCCATAAGTAACCAAATAATGCTTCTTTGAACGTTGAATTCTGTTAAGCTACAGACGCAAATAAAACCAGAAAAATAGGTTTTCGGAAAGAAAGTTAAGCATAGAGAAATGGTTGAACCGGAAGCAAATTATATATTTGTATGAGAATTGCGGATAATGATGTGATGC
This is a stretch of genomic DNA from Papaver somniferum cultivar HN1 chromosome 1, ASM357369v1, whole genome shotgun sequence. It encodes these proteins:
- the LOC113335773 gene encoding probable pre-mRNA-splicing factor ATP-dependent RNA helicase DEAH5 → MTHSFLLREFVRDENLSQYSVIIVDDAHWRTIVSDTICCLLKSLILRRPGLKCIITSQIREEADVLADYFLANVFLYEPKTFYVVDEYPIEPVSDYLDSSLIQVLQIHLTKPEGDILVILTDQEDVIRAYHSLHERMSGLRNIVPELLIVPVYDVPVPSEMQAKVYGRTPTGFRKVVLAPCTAEASLSIHNVLYVVDSGAEKQFIYDEREGTNSLVIARISGASENVRKNLAGRSRYGGICYRMYPCTEVMLFRSYSECGRMNLQFFIVLIMQVMGIKDVHDFPDSPSPQVIKSAMKQLTDVHALDEEGNVTKIGKKWQNFYWILHHLKLSSHSSQMTEIIISLFDKKISIFLYLYVDYVEILLQHLNNISKISFFC